A genomic stretch from Thermomonospora umbrina includes:
- a CDS encoding ATP-binding protein — MATVEVSFSALPVHVRTARLIVTAVARRSGVAETLLDEVRLAVGEACSRAVEAHRRHCPDEPVRLELSGNGRRFEVVVDDSVPGDDAAGTATLGAAPTASPAERDERDFSESAADLGLAEDVAELGLAVIAGLADDVEIATTPKGVQIRMSWPIGT, encoded by the coding sequence ATGGCGACGGTTGAGGTCTCGTTCAGTGCGCTGCCCGTACACGTACGGACGGCGCGACTGATCGTCACCGCAGTGGCCCGGCGCAGCGGCGTGGCGGAGACGCTGCTGGACGAGGTGCGGCTGGCGGTCGGTGAGGCGTGCTCACGGGCGGTCGAGGCCCACCGACGGCACTGCCCGGACGAACCCGTACGGCTGGAGCTGAGCGGCAACGGCCGCCGCTTCGAGGTCGTCGTCGACGACTCGGTGCCTGGGGACGACGCGGCGGGCACGGCCACCCTCGGCGCGGCGCCCACCGCGTCCCCCGCAGAACGAGACGAACGCGACTTCTCCGAGAGCGCCGCCGATCTGGGCCTGGCCGAGGACGTCGCGGAACTGGGCCTCGCGGTCATCGCGGGCCTCGCCGACGACGTCGAGATAGCGACGACGCCCAAGGGCGTCCAAATCCGCATGAGCTGGCCCATCGGCACCTGA
- the purD gene encoding phosphoribosylamine--glycine ligase produces the protein MRILVLGSGGREHAIARALHRDPTVTALHVAPGNAGTQEIAVNHVLDPADPVAVTELAARLRPELVVVGPEAPLTAGVADALRRAGVPTFGPDKAAARIEGSKAFAKEIMAAAGVPTAEARVCESRSEAEAALDSFGPPYVVKDDGLAAGKGVVVTSDRAEAVRHAESCGRVVIEAYLDGPEVSLFALSDGDTAVPLLPAQDFKRAYDDDEGPNTGGMGAYTPLPWAPAGLVDEVMSTVVNPTIEELRRRETPYVGVLYAGLALTSQGVRVVEFNARFGDPETQVVLDRLATPLASLLQSCAIGGLDPMTRLEWHPGAAVTVVIAAEDYPASPVKGDLISGLAEASAVPGAYVLHAGTTVDFEGRTVSNGGRVLNVVGTGPDLASARATAYDAASRIRLRGSHHRTDIALKATRGL, from the coding sequence GTGCGCATCCTCGTCCTCGGCTCGGGCGGCCGCGAGCACGCCATCGCCCGCGCCCTGCACCGCGACCCCACCGTCACCGCTCTCCACGTCGCGCCCGGCAACGCCGGCACGCAGGAGATCGCCGTCAACCACGTGCTGGACCCCGCCGACCCCGTGGCGGTGACCGAACTGGCCGCCCGGCTGCGCCCGGAGCTGGTGGTGGTCGGCCCCGAGGCCCCGCTGACCGCCGGCGTCGCCGACGCGCTCCGCCGCGCCGGGGTCCCCACCTTCGGCCCCGACAAGGCCGCCGCCCGCATCGAGGGCTCCAAGGCGTTCGCCAAGGAGATCATGGCCGCCGCCGGCGTCCCCACCGCCGAGGCCCGCGTCTGCGAGTCCCGCTCCGAGGCCGAGGCCGCCCTCGACTCCTTCGGCCCCCCCTACGTCGTCAAGGACGACGGGCTCGCCGCGGGCAAGGGCGTCGTGGTCACCTCCGACCGCGCCGAGGCCGTCCGACACGCCGAGTCCTGCGGCCGCGTCGTCATCGAGGCGTACCTGGACGGCCCCGAGGTGTCGCTGTTCGCGCTGAGCGACGGCGACACGGCCGTGCCGTTGCTGCCCGCCCAGGACTTCAAGCGCGCGTACGACGACGACGAGGGGCCCAACACGGGCGGCATGGGGGCCTACACGCCTTTGCCTTGGGCCCCCGCCGGTCTGGTGGACGAGGTCATGTCCACCGTCGTGAACCCCACCATCGAGGAGCTGCGCCGCCGCGAGACCCCGTACGTGGGCGTCCTGTACGCGGGCCTGGCCCTGACGTCCCAGGGCGTACGCGTCGTGGAGTTCAACGCCCGTTTCGGCGACCCGGAGACCCAGGTCGTCCTCGACCGCCTGGCCACCCCTCTGGCGTCGTTGCTGCAGTCGTGCGCCATCGGCGGCCTGGACCCGATGACCCGCCTGGAATGGCACCCGGGGGCCGCCGTCACCGTCGTGATCGCCGCCGAGGACTACCCCGCCTCTCCGGTGAAGGGCGACCTCATTTCGGGCCTGGCCGAAGCGTCCGCCGTGCCCGGGGCGTACGTGCTCCACGCGGGCACGACGGTGGACTTCGAGGGCCGCACCGTCTCGAACGGCGGCCGGGTCCTCAACGTCGTGGGCACGGGCCCCGACCTCGCCTCGGCTCGCGCCACCGCGTACGACGCCGCGTCCCGGATCCGTCTGCGGGGCTCTCATCACCGAACCGACATCGCCCTCAAGGCGACTCGGGGTCTGTGA
- a CDS encoding STAS domain-containing protein, whose product MDLKVNDYTTDDGLTVINVEGEIDVYTAPKLREKLIDLVNKGKFHLLVDMEKVEFLDSTGLGVLVGGLKRVRAHDGSLELVCTQERILKIFRITGLTKVFGIHDSIEEAQEKRKSAK is encoded by the coding sequence GTGGACCTGAAGGTGAACGACTACACCACCGACGATGGCCTCACCGTCATCAACGTGGAGGGCGAGATCGACGTCTACACGGCGCCGAAGCTTCGCGAGAAGCTGATCGACTTGGTCAACAAGGGCAAGTTCCACCTCCTCGTGGACATGGAGAAGGTCGAGTTCCTCGACTCGACCGGTCTCGGCGTGCTGGTCGGCGGTCTCAAGCGGGTCCGGGCCCACGACGGGTCGCTGGAGTTGGTGTGCACCCAGGAGCGCATCCTGAAGATCTTCCGGATCACCGGTCTGACCAAGGTCTTCGGCATCCACGACTCGATCGAAGAGGCCCAGGAGAAGCGTAAGAGCGCGAAGTAA
- a CDS encoding DEAD/DEAH box helicase: protein MSDWKPVSSQRSLTPDPRGRDDPAPGGGRLLARLLADPRRRGRITHVQHVPARRGRRAEWPAWVPRLLIDRLALAGIDAPWEHQVTAAEHARAGRSVIIATGTASGKSLAYLMPALSAVLGEEPTSAQGTVLYLSPTKALAADQLRSLRGLRLTRLRAATYDGDTPADERGWVRQYADYVLTNPDMLHRSILPGHARWSAFLRRLRYVIIDEAHGYRGVFGSHVAQVLRRLRRICARYGVSPVFILASATTAEPAETARRLTGVPVEAVADDASPRAAASFALWEPPLTDLRGERGAPVRRSATAEAADLLADLVVEDVQTLAFVRSRRGAESVALSARRALDEVAPELSGRVAAYRAGYLPEERRALESALRAREIVGLASTNALELGVDVSGLDAVLVCGWPGTRASLWQQAGRAGRAGQEALAVLVARDDPLDTFLVHHPEAIFGTPVEATVLDPDNPYVLEPHLCAAAAESPLTEADIELFGPVTAHVLPDLVRRGLLRHRATGWYWTRRERATDLADIRGAGGTPIQVVEASTGRLLGTVDEASAHTTVHEGAVYLHQGESFLVQTLDLDDSVALVDPAEPDYTTTARDVTDIRIIETLRTSSWGRATLCFGTVEVTRQVVAYQMRRLQSGEMLGEKPLDLPPRTLRTRAVWWTLANEQLNELGTPGAGPGLPAGDARGPRVSAPGLAPSSEPPSRAGRGVGPAPDLRAASDPTPEPVPAPDAALEPEPGLIPTLDPETSPGLTSTSASDLHSQTGEAVQPDTGLVTGSGPSPEQESRPVLAPDSASPPGTGLAPTLEPETSPTFRPDRDSTPRLGFSSRAASDSGREPRAGFVPTPRTEPGVGAGLDLDLPGAAHAAEHASIGLLPLFATCDRWDIGGVSTACHPDTGLLTVFVYDGHEGGAGFAERGYSDAAAWLHATRDAILACECEAGCPSCIQSPKCGNGNDPLDKGGAVVLLDALLRDVPKVTKT, encoded by the coding sequence ATGTCAGACTGGAAACCTGTGTCCTCACAAAGATCTCTCACCCCGGACCCCCGAGGCCGCGACGATCCCGCCCCGGGCGGCGGCCGTCTCCTCGCCCGGCTGCTCGCCGACCCGCGGCGCCGCGGCCGGATCACCCATGTCCAGCACGTTCCCGCACGTCGGGGACGTCGCGCCGAGTGGCCCGCCTGGGTCCCCCGACTGCTGATCGACCGGTTGGCCCTGGCCGGGATCGACGCCCCGTGGGAGCACCAGGTCACCGCCGCCGAGCACGCCCGCGCCGGCCGTTCAGTGATCATCGCCACAGGCACCGCCTCGGGCAAGTCGCTGGCCTACCTGATGCCCGCGCTGTCCGCCGTCCTCGGCGAGGAGCCGACCTCGGCGCAGGGGACGGTGCTGTACCTCTCCCCCACCAAGGCGCTCGCCGCCGATCAGCTCCGGTCGCTCCGGGGGCTGCGGCTGACCAGGCTGCGGGCGGCGACCTACGACGGCGACACACCCGCCGACGAGCGCGGGTGGGTCCGGCAGTACGCCGACTACGTGCTCACCAACCCCGACATGCTGCACCGTTCGATCCTTCCGGGGCATGCCCGCTGGTCGGCGTTCCTGCGCAGGCTGCGGTACGTGATCATCGACGAGGCGCACGGGTATCGGGGCGTCTTCGGGTCCCATGTGGCGCAGGTGCTGCGCAGGCTGCGGCGGATCTGCGCCCGGTACGGCGTGTCGCCCGTCTTCATCCTGGCGTCCGCCACCACGGCCGAGCCCGCCGAGACGGCACGACGGCTGACCGGGGTCCCGGTGGAGGCCGTCGCCGACGACGCCTCCCCCCGGGCCGCCGCCTCGTTCGCGCTGTGGGAGCCCCCGCTGACCGACCTGCGCGGCGAACGCGGCGCGCCCGTACGCCGCTCCGCGACCGCCGAGGCCGCCGACCTGCTCGCCGACCTGGTCGTGGAGGACGTGCAGACGCTGGCGTTCGTCCGTTCGCGGCGGGGGGCCGAGTCGGTCGCCCTCAGCGCGCGCCGGGCGCTGGACGAGGTCGCGCCGGAATTGTCCGGGCGTGTCGCGGCGTACCGGGCCGGCTACCTGCCCGAGGAACGGCGCGCCCTGGAGTCGGCCCTGCGCGCCCGCGAGATCGTCGGCCTGGCGTCCACCAACGCGCTGGAGCTGGGTGTGGACGTCTCCGGGCTGGACGCCGTCCTGGTGTGCGGCTGGCCCGGCACCCGCGCGTCCCTCTGGCAGCAGGCCGGACGGGCCGGACGCGCAGGTCAGGAGGCGTTGGCGGTGCTGGTGGCCCGGGACGATCCGCTGGACACGTTCCTCGTCCACCATCCCGAGGCGATCTTCGGCACGCCCGTCGAGGCCACCGTGCTCGACCCCGACAACCCGTACGTGCTGGAACCCCACCTCTGCGCCGCCGCCGCCGAATCACCGCTCACCGAGGCGGACATCGAGCTGTTCGGCCCTGTCACGGCTCATGTGCTTCCGGATCTGGTCCGCCGGGGCCTGCTACGCCATCGTGCGACGGGTTGGTACTGGACCCGCCGCGAACGGGCGACCGACCTCGCCGACATCCGGGGGGCGGGCGGCACTCCGATCCAGGTCGTGGAGGCGTCCACCGGTCGGCTGCTCGGCACGGTGGACGAGGCCTCGGCGCACACCACCGTTCACGAAGGCGCGGTCTATCTGCACCAGGGCGAGTCGTTCCTGGTGCAGACCCTCGACCTCGACGACTCGGTGGCGCTGGTCGACCCCGCCGAACCCGACTACACGACCACCGCGCGCGACGTCACGGACATCCGCATCATCGAGACGCTCCGCACCTCCTCCTGGGGCCGGGCCACCCTCTGCTTCGGCACCGTCGAGGTCACCCGGCAGGTCGTGGCCTACCAGATGCGGCGTCTGCAATCGGGCGAGATGCTGGGCGAGAAGCCCCTCGACCTGCCGCCCCGCACCCTCCGCACCAGAGCGGTGTGGTGGACGCTCGCCAACGAACAACTGAACGAACTGGGCACCCCAGGCGCCGGCCCCGGGCTCCCAGCGGGCGACGCCCGGGGGCCCCGTGTCTCTGCGCCGGGCCTCGCGCCGTCTTCTGAGCCTCCTTCCCGGGCCGGCCGTGGGGTTGGACCGGCTCCCGACCTGAGAGCAGCCTCCGACCCGACACCTGAGCCGGTCCCTGCACCCGACGCCGCACTGGAACCGGAGCCTGGCCTCATACCGACGCTTGATCCGGAGACGAGCCCCGGCCTCACGTCGACCTCGGCCTCCGACCTCCACTCCCAAACGGGCGAGGCAGTTCAGCCGGACACCGGCCTCGTGACAGGCTCCGGGCCGAGTCCAGAGCAGGAGTCGAGACCTGTGCTCGCGCCCGACTCCGCTTCCCCACCAGGGACTGGCCTCGCACCGACGCTGGAGCCGGAGACGAGTCCCACTTTTAGGCCGGACCGCGATTCGACACCGAGGCTCGGTTTCTCGTCGCGTGCCGCGTCGGACTCCGGACGGGAGCCGAGGGCCGGTTTCGTACCGACGCCGCGGACGGAGCCGGGTGTCGGGGCGGGTCTCGACCTGGACCTTCCTGGGGCCGCCCATGCCGCCGAGCATGCGTCGATCGGTCTGCTGCCGCTGTTCGCGACCTGCGATCGGTGGGACATCGGCGGCGTCTCGACGGCCTGCCATCCCGACACGGGGTTGCTCACCGTGTTCGTCTACGACGGGCACGAGGGTGGCGCGGGGTTCGCCGAACGGGGCTACTCCGATGCCGCCGCATGGCTGCACGCCACCCGCGACGCCATTCTCGCCTGTGAGTGCGAGGCCGGCTGCCCCTCGTGCATCCAGTCCCCCAAGTGCGGAAACGGCAATGATCCCCTCGAC
- a CDS encoding magnesium and cobalt transport protein CorA — MAMTRVRPRRATMALLKPLARPHRPEPTPVPRDSAVIDWAAYIDGQRVDTETVADAVRLIRDGRLDDNNDGLGFVWVGLHEPDAAELERLAPVFGLHPLAVEDAVNAHQRPKLERYDDLQFFVMKTVGYVEQGPDGNDVVETGEIMIFCGSDFVVTVRHGMHGELGAVRERLENDPERLALGPTAVLHAIADRVVDGYLCVANAVQEDIDEVEEAVFSPDRTDESRRIYRLKREVIQLKRAVGPLAGPLRSLAGRRFVPAEIKEYLRDVEDHLTRVRDQVESYDELLNPILQAHMTQVTLADNKDMRKISAWGAIMMLPTAVAGIYGMNFDHMPELNTTYGYPVVLCVLAMACLVLYRGFRRNGWL, encoded by the coding sequence ATGGCCATGACCCGAGTTCGCCCCCGTAGGGCGACGATGGCACTGCTCAAGCCGCTGGCACGTCCGCACCGCCCCGAGCCCACACCCGTTCCGCGCGACTCGGCGGTGATCGACTGGGCCGCGTACATCGACGGACAGCGCGTCGACACCGAGACCGTGGCCGACGCCGTACGGCTGATCCGCGACGGACGCCTCGACGACAACAACGACGGGCTGGGCTTCGTGTGGGTGGGCCTGCACGAGCCGGACGCCGCCGAGCTGGAGCGGCTCGCCCCGGTGTTCGGCCTCCACCCGCTGGCGGTCGAGGACGCCGTCAACGCGCATCAGCGCCCCAAGCTGGAACGGTACGACGACCTGCAGTTCTTCGTGATGAAGACGGTCGGCTACGTCGAGCAGGGGCCGGACGGCAACGACGTGGTCGAGACCGGCGAGATCATGATCTTCTGCGGGTCCGACTTCGTGGTCACCGTGCGGCACGGCATGCACGGCGAGCTGGGCGCGGTCCGCGAGCGCCTGGAGAACGACCCCGAGCGGCTGGCGCTGGGCCCCACGGCCGTGCTGCACGCCATCGCCGACCGGGTGGTGGACGGCTACCTGTGCGTGGCCAACGCCGTCCAAGAGGACATCGACGAGGTGGAGGAGGCGGTCTTCTCCCCCGACCGGACCGACGAGTCCCGCCGGATCTACCGGCTCAAGCGCGAGGTCATCCAGCTCAAGCGGGCCGTCGGGCCGTTGGCGGGGCCGCTGCGCAGCCTGGCGGGGCGGCGGTTCGTGCCCGCCGAGATCAAGGAGTACCTGCGCGACGTCGAGGACCACCTGACCCGGGTGCGCGACCAGGTGGAGTCGTACGACGAGCTGCTCAACCCGATCCTGCAGGCCCACATGACGCAGGTGACGCTGGCCGACAACAAGGACATGCGCAAGATCTCCGCCTGGGGCGCGATCATGATGCTGCCCACGGCGGTCGCCGGCATCTACGGCATGAACTTCGACCACATGCCCGAGCTCAACACCACCTACGGCTACCCGGTGGTGCTGTGCGTGCTGGCGATGGCGTGTCTGGTCCTGTACCGCGGCTTCCGCCGCAACGGCTGGCTCTAG